AGGTCCTTATATTCACCGGCATCAACACTGAGAGCTTTAAGTCCCTGTTCATTCAGCAATTGCCTGATCTCTTTCTCAACATCAGCACGCACATATTCACTAAGATACAGTGCAAAAAGAATGGACGCCTTGTTATATTTATGTGCGCGGATCAAGTAATTGCCTAGTCTTGAAACCCGCGCCTCGATAGGATCTATTATTTCAGTCATTCTCAACAAGTTCAACAAGAGTAGGATGTATATCGCACCAGGTCTCATCATTCATATATTCCAGAACACTCAGGTTATGTAATAAACGTCCGATTTTTTCGATTCCATGGATATCATTATCTTTGCATATTTCCTTAAGAGTTGTATAATCTTCAGTTTTCAAAATACGCCTGAAATCACTTCTGATCTCCCGTTCTGCTCTCTTGACATCTTCCTCTATCATTTGATCCCTGTCATTTTCTATTGCACTGTCGGCTGCAATCTGCATGATACGTGCGGTTTCCCTGAACACACCTGCACCCATTGTAATTGCCAGGTTAAGTGCATCGGGTTGTATCAGTTCGGCTTTCATTCTGTGAAAAATAAACTGCCCCATCAGCCCATAACCTTCCTCATCCTTACTGTTCCTGTCATTCCTGGAATGAAGTTTTACATTTGGTAAGAAAAACTTAGATTCCCTGATTGCCGTAAACTCCTGGGTGAAGTATATGGAAATCGGCACAGTATAGACAATGTGGCATATCGGTTGGGTAATGGCAGTCTGGCTGTTATAGAATATTTCCTTTGCCTGTTCCAACCTGGGTTTATCAAGATCATCAATCAGCACAAGCACTTTCTTTTTCTCATTACTTTCAATATTTGCGATAATGAGATTTATTTTATCAATGAGATCAGAGAGTCTGGGTTCGATTATCTCCCTGATCATCTTCCTCGTAGTATCTTCTGCCCTGATCCTTGCCAGCGCAGAGAGGAAAAATGTCCTGAGTCCGCCTTCTATAGTAGCTGCAATTGATGTTTCCTCTTCAATGGTCTTTTCTATGCTGTGCTTCCATCCTTCAAGCTGCTCTATAAGCTCGGGTTTGAGCTTGTTGCCGGAATCGATATATTGAACATATAATTCTGCTCCGATCGAAAACAGTACATCAACATAATTGAGATTGTTGACGTCACATACTTCTTTAACCGAATACTTTACAACAAAAAATTTCTCATTAATGTCCACATCAGCGGCAAGCCTGTTAAGTTCTGTAGATTTACCGCAGCCCCGGTGGCCCGAGAAAAAATATTTTGGCGACTGCCTGTGTTTTCTGAGAAGTGCCCTTTTTAACTTGTTCAAAGGTTTGCCCTTACGTTCCACATGGAACGGACTATTGGCAGGAAGCGGATAAAAGGGTTCAAAATTACTCCATGCTAAATCGAGGTCTTCAGCAATAATGAATTCTTCTGGCATTACAAATCTCCTGAAAGGAATATAAACATTTATACTTTAAATACTACTTACAACTTAATCTTAATGTTATAAATATCATATATTGAATTCGTTTTTTTTTCGATAATTGGTTCCTCATCTAATAATCTTATAGTTGACCAGATGGCTGTAATAAGCACAAGTGCCTCGCCGGGCAAGACCATGGGCCATGCCGGTGCCATTATCAGCATGGGCGGCGGGACTGCGAAAGAGAAGATCGAGGCGCTGGAGGGTGCAGGAGTTGTGGTTGCAGGGAGTCCTGGAGATGTGGCTGAGAAGATGAAGGGGATGATCTGAGTGAGTCTGTGTTTCAGAATT
This genomic stretch from ANME-2 cluster archaeon harbors:
- a CDS encoding AAA family ATPase, which gives rise to MPEEFIIAEDLDLAWSNFEPFYPLPANSPFHVERKGKPLNKLKRALLRKHRQSPKYFFSGHRGCGKSTELNRLAADVDINEKFFVVKYSVKEVCDVNNLNYVDVLFSIGAELYVQYIDSGNKLKPELIEQLEGWKHSIEKTIEEETSIAATIEGGLRTFFLSALARIRAEDTTRKMIREIIEPRLSDLIDKINLIIANIESNEKKKVLVLIDDLDKPRLEQAKEIFYNSQTAITQPICHIVYTVPISIYFTQEFTAIRESKFFLPNVKLHSRNDRNSKDEEGYGLMGQFIFHRMKAELIQPDALNLAITMGAGVFRETARIMQIAADSAIENDRDQMIEEDVKRAEREIRSDFRRILKTEDYTTLKEICKDNDIHGIEKIGRLLHNLSVLEYMNDETWCDIHPTLVELVEND